Proteins encoded within one genomic window of Pseudomonas cannabina:
- a CDS encoding Hcp family type VI secretion system effector — MSILAYLTVKGKIQGLITKDASAKESVGGDYQEDHRDESTLHDYHHEMTVPHDPHSGNSTGLRVHNPVRITKSFDKASPLLLQAFVQEEELEEVKIAFYRMANGIKQHYYTTTLKDARIVAINKHTPTRQAAERLHLEHLQDVHFSYRDIVETHVTSNTEGSDKWGKSARG; from the coding sequence ATGTCAATACTTGCTTACCTGACAGTCAAAGGAAAAATTCAAGGCCTTATAACCAAGGATGCCTCTGCCAAAGAATCTGTGGGGGGTGATTATCAGGAAGATCATCGAGACGAATCGACCCTTCATGATTACCATCACGAAATGACGGTTCCTCACGATCCTCATTCAGGCAACAGCACAGGTCTACGCGTGCACAACCCCGTGCGCATCACAAAATCTTTTGACAAGGCATCACCATTGTTATTACAGGCTTTCGTCCAGGAAGAAGAGTTAGAAGAAGTGAAAATAGCCTTTTATCGCATGGCTAACGGTATCAAACAACATTATTATACGACCACCCTGAAAGACGCTAGGATTGTTGCCATTAATAAGCACACCCCTACTCGCCAAGCCGCTGAAAGATTACACCTTGAACATTTGCAAGATGTACATTTCAGTTATCGTGACATCGTAGAAACTCATGTAACTTCTAACACAGAAGGTTCCGACAAGTGGGGCAAATCAGCCCGCGGTTGA
- the tssC gene encoding type VI secretion system contractile sheath large subunit, with protein MTMKASPQANVGESQYGILDQIIAETRLSPGDDAYDIAKRGVAAFIEELLKPHNSAEPVKKALVDRMITDIDSKLSRQMDEILHHADFRALEASWRGLQLLIERTDFRENIKVELLSISKQDLLEDFEDSPEVVQSGLYKHVYTAEYGQFGGNPVGAIIADYFFSPSAPDVKTMQYVSSVACMAHAPFIAAAGPGFFGLEQFTGLPDIKDLRDHFEGPQFAKWQSFRQQEDARYFALTVPRFLLRAPYEPEENPVKTFAYRENVANDHEHYLWGNTAYAFATKLTDSFAKFRWCPNIIGPLSGGAVEDLPLHHFHSMGEIETKIPTEVLVSDRREYELADEGFIALTMRKGSDNAAFFSASSVQKPKFFGNSPEGKTAELNYKLGTQLPYMMIVNRLAHYLKVLQREQIGSWKERTDLEVQLNKWIRQYIADQDNPSADVRGRRPLRNAQIIVSDVEGDPGWYRVSLNVRPHFKYMGADFTLSLVGKMDKD; from the coding sequence ATGACCATGAAAGCTTCACCGCAAGCCAATGTTGGCGAGTCTCAGTACGGGATTCTCGACCAGATTATTGCAGAAACCAGGCTGAGCCCCGGTGATGACGCCTATGACATTGCCAAGCGCGGTGTTGCTGCATTCATCGAAGAACTGTTGAAACCCCATAACAGTGCCGAGCCGGTAAAAAAGGCGTTGGTCGACCGGATGATTACGGATATCGACAGCAAGCTCAGTCGCCAGATGGATGAAATCCTCCATCACGCTGACTTTCGTGCGCTGGAGGCGTCCTGGCGCGGATTGCAGTTGCTGATCGAACGAACCGATTTCCGCGAAAATATCAAAGTCGAGCTGTTGAGTATTTCCAAGCAGGACTTGCTGGAAGATTTCGAGGACTCGCCTGAAGTGGTCCAGTCGGGCCTTTACAAGCATGTCTACACCGCTGAGTACGGGCAGTTCGGCGGCAATCCTGTCGGTGCCATCATCGCCGATTATTTTTTCTCCCCAAGTGCTCCCGACGTCAAAACGATGCAATACGTCTCCAGCGTCGCCTGCATGGCGCATGCGCCTTTCATTGCGGCTGCGGGGCCAGGCTTCTTCGGTCTGGAGCAGTTTACCGGTCTGCCTGATATCAAGGATCTGAGAGATCATTTCGAGGGGCCTCAGTTCGCCAAATGGCAGAGCTTCCGTCAGCAGGAGGACGCCCGGTATTTCGCACTGACAGTGCCGCGCTTCCTGCTGCGTGCTCCGTACGAGCCCGAGGAAAACCCGGTAAAAACGTTTGCCTACAGAGAAAATGTCGCTAACGATCACGAGCATTACCTGTGGGGTAATACAGCGTACGCGTTTGCGACAAAGCTGACAGACAGCTTTGCGAAGTTCCGCTGGTGTCCCAACATCATTGGTCCGTTGAGTGGCGGTGCTGTCGAAGACCTGCCGTTGCATCACTTCCACAGCATGGGTGAAATCGAAACCAAGATCCCGACCGAAGTACTCGTCTCCGACCGCCGTGAATACGAGCTGGCTGACGAGGGGTTCATCGCATTGACTATGCGCAAAGGGAGCGACAACGCCGCCTTCTTTTCCGCAAGCTCGGTGCAGAAACCGAAGTTTTTCGGCAATAGCCCGGAAGGCAAGACAGCCGAACTTAATTACAAGCTGGGCACACAGTTGCCTTACATGATGATTGTCAACCGGCTGGCTCACTATCTCAAGGTATTGCAGCGCGAACAGATCGGCTCGTGGAAAGAGCGCACAGACCTGGAGGTCCAGCTCAATAAGTGGATTCGTCAGTACATTGCCGATCAGGACAATCCAAGTGCCGACGTTCGTGGCAGACGGCCGTTGCGCAATGCGCAGATCATTGTCAGCGATGTTGAAGGTGATCCGGGCTGGTACCGCGTCAGTTTGAATGTTCGTCCTCATTTCAAATACATGGGTGCTGACTTTACGCTGTCTTTGGTTGGCAAGATGGACAAGGACTGA
- a CDS encoding GNAT family N-acetyltransferase: MIQIRPMTPEDFDRFWPTFQAIVIAQETYAYDPALTREQARNLWLTLPLHTLVAEEDGQLLGSYYLKANAAGPGDHVCNCGYMVTDAARGRGVAQLMCEHSQQLARDSGFLAMQFNSVVASNEVAVALWAKLGFETVGRLPKAYRHARFGLVDCLVMFKWLVEAPVAAEPAQARLIGRKNIESVVSRPRRK, encoded by the coding sequence ATGATCCAGATCCGCCCCATGACCCCGGAAGACTTCGACCGCTTCTGGCCCACCTTTCAGGCCATCGTCATTGCTCAGGAAACTTACGCTTACGATCCTGCGCTCACTCGCGAGCAGGCGCGTAATCTGTGGCTGACGCTGCCGCTGCACACGCTGGTTGCCGAGGAAGACGGTCAGTTGCTGGGAAGTTATTACCTCAAAGCCAATGCGGCAGGTCCGGGGGATCATGTCTGCAACTGCGGTTACATGGTGACGGACGCAGCGCGCGGTCGCGGCGTGGCACAGTTGATGTGCGAGCACTCGCAGCAACTGGCGCGGGACAGCGGCTTTCTGGCGATGCAATTCAATTCGGTGGTGGCCAGCAACGAAGTCGCGGTTGCACTGTGGGCCAAGCTGGGTTTCGAAACGGTCGGGCGCTTGCCCAAGGCTTATCGTCATGCCCGATTCGGGCTGGTGGACTGCCTGGTGATGTTCAAATGGCTGGTTGAAGCCCCCGTGGCTGCTGAACCTGCCCAAGCCAGGCTGATCGGTCGCAAGAATATCGAGTCGGTGGTGTCGCGCCCACGCCGAAAATAA
- a CDS encoding DUF4123 domain-containing protein: protein MNQANYLLIDGVLRPDAIKQLYHRAESLEIMPLYLGTHWSAIMNQGPVLVKVPAESSLIREWLESAASRTDTSIFSSRAALKTVVEHLCRFLCPFDHLGNSSLLRFADPLVMHYWLSSYSNEHLSRILGPVDQLWVQPPAHAWQHTSSSLPVPFINAHPQSPWQQNFALLGEPQLHALDECYWWLLEERIHDWLQTEDAHAFANQTEAQISMWLKQAMNSGRDWGLVSEYALATWVDICHEWGLDFVNLPQNPYQSWQIKHPELQHLPAELRISALAEYRQKPYKNKGAPV, encoded by the coding sequence ATGAATCAGGCCAATTATCTGCTGATTGACGGCGTGTTACGACCTGATGCGATCAAACAGTTGTATCACCGCGCCGAGTCTCTCGAGATCATGCCGCTGTACCTGGGAACGCATTGGTCAGCGATCATGAATCAGGGTCCGGTGCTGGTGAAAGTCCCGGCAGAATCATCGCTGATTCGCGAATGGCTGGAGTCCGCCGCTTCACGAACTGACACCAGTATATTTTCCAGCCGTGCCGCCCTGAAAACAGTTGTCGAGCACCTGTGCCGTTTTCTGTGCCCGTTCGACCATCTCGGCAACTCAAGCCTGCTGCGCTTCGCGGATCCACTGGTGATGCATTACTGGCTATCCAGTTACAGCAATGAGCACTTGAGCCGGATATTGGGTCCCGTCGATCAACTTTGGGTGCAGCCCCCTGCTCATGCATGGCAGCACACTTCCTCCTCACTCCCGGTACCTTTTATCAACGCTCACCCGCAAAGCCCCTGGCAGCAGAATTTCGCTTTGCTGGGTGAACCGCAGTTGCACGCGCTTGACGAGTGCTATTGGTGGCTCCTCGAAGAACGTATTCATGACTGGCTTCAGACGGAGGATGCACACGCGTTCGCAAACCAGACCGAAGCTCAGATAAGCATGTGGCTCAAGCAAGCTATGAACAGCGGCCGTGATTGGGGGCTGGTCAGCGAGTACGCACTAGCGACGTGGGTAGACATCTGCCACGAATGGGGCCTGGATTTCGTAAATCTGCCGCAAAACCCTTATCAGTCATGGCAGATCAAGCACCCAGAGCTCCAGCACCTGCCTGCGGAACTGCGCATCAGCGCGTTAGCTGAATACCGTCAAAAACCCTATAAAAATAAAGGCGCCCCTGTATGA
- the tssF gene encoding type VI secretion system baseplate subunit TssF produces the protein MSFNHYYQDELMALRQSGRRFADRNPALAPFLGQGSQDPDVERLLEGFAFLTGRLRQKLDDDLPELTHSLMQLLWPNYMRAMPAMSMLQFEPLATVGPGLIVERDTQVESEPVKGLTCQFRTCFATEVLPLKMAGVSCSASGGTVILTLRLSMTGEGHLGELELSQLRLHLAGDRHISQALYLCFVRKLQGIKLLPFDSHGNPLMTEDGHPAEFSIPADHVCPVGFAEDEALIPYPLNTFRGYRYLQEYFCFPEKFLFVDVKGLEAIKSINHALLTTARGFELVFDMRCEDMQRLRPTLEHIRLYRTPVVNLFKQDAVPIQADARLDEYLLIPDYPGEGNCGIYSVDKVTGWQPGGKGYQNYVPFESFEHDPAVDVQSNSPYYSVRHRHSMLHDGFDTFLSFDLRGDRKNETISIELTCTNHNLPQQIRAGGICKPCDDTPDFLRFSNITPATKSYAPPITRDFLWRVISNMSLNYLSLASVEALKVILETYDLPRYYDKRAEKVSQHLLGGLRAISHQHVDRLHNGRPLRGVKTELLIAPGEFADEASLFLFASVLNEFFALYASLNSFHELHVKTAQGGGYGWTPRMGQQPLL, from the coding sequence TTGTCATTCAATCACTATTATCAAGACGAGCTGATGGCTCTTCGTCAATCAGGGCGACGCTTTGCCGATCGCAATCCTGCATTGGCGCCGTTTCTGGGGCAGGGCAGTCAGGATCCGGACGTCGAGCGGTTACTGGAGGGCTTCGCTTTTTTAACGGGCCGTTTACGTCAGAAACTGGATGACGATTTACCCGAGTTGACTCACTCGCTCATGCAGTTGTTGTGGCCGAACTACATGCGGGCCATGCCTGCCATGAGCATGTTGCAATTCGAGCCTTTGGCTACTGTGGGCCCCGGCCTTATCGTCGAACGTGATACCCAGGTGGAAAGTGAACCTGTGAAGGGCCTGACCTGTCAGTTTCGCACTTGCTTTGCTACTGAAGTATTGCCATTGAAGATGGCAGGTGTTTCCTGCTCGGCCAGCGGAGGCACAGTGATACTGACGTTGCGCCTGAGCATGACGGGCGAGGGGCATCTGGGCGAACTGGAACTAAGTCAGTTACGCCTGCATCTTGCAGGTGATCGTCACATCAGTCAGGCGCTCTATCTCTGTTTCGTGCGCAAGTTGCAAGGTATCAAACTGTTGCCGTTTGACAGCCACGGCAATCCTTTGATGACGGAAGACGGGCATCCCGCCGAGTTCAGCATCCCTGCAGATCACGTCTGCCCCGTCGGTTTTGCCGAGGACGAGGCGCTGATTCCCTATCCCCTGAATACCTTCCGCGGCTACCGCTACCTGCAAGAGTATTTTTGCTTTCCGGAAAAGTTTCTATTTGTCGATGTAAAGGGTCTGGAGGCTATCAAGTCAATCAACCACGCGCTGTTGACGACGGCTCGTGGTTTTGAATTGGTGTTCGATATGCGTTGCGAGGATATGCAGCGTCTCAGACCCACCCTTGAACATATCAGGCTGTACCGCACGCCCGTGGTGAATCTGTTCAAACAGGATGCCGTACCGATCCAGGCGGATGCGCGTCTGGACGAATACCTGTTGATTCCCGATTACCCAGGGGAAGGCAACTGCGGTATCTATTCGGTGGATAAAGTCACTGGCTGGCAGCCAGGAGGCAAGGGCTATCAAAACTATGTGCCATTCGAATCATTCGAGCATGATCCCGCTGTCGATGTGCAAAGCAACTCGCCGTATTACAGCGTTCGTCACCGTCATTCCATGCTCCACGACGGCTTTGATACGTTTTTAAGCTTCGACCTTCGTGGCGACCGAAAAAATGAAACCATCTCGATCGAATTGACTTGTACCAACCATAACCTTCCCCAGCAGATCAGGGCTGGCGGGATATGCAAGCCGTGCGATGACACGCCGGACTTCTTGCGATTCAGCAATATCACACCCGCCACCAAAAGCTATGCGCCGCCCATCACCCGGGATTTTCTATGGCGCGTCATTAGCAACATGTCGCTGAATTATCTTTCTCTGGCGAGTGTGGAAGCCCTGAAAGTCATTCTCGAAACGTATGACCTGCCGCGTTACTACGACAAACGCGCGGAAAAAGTCAGTCAGCACTTGCTGGGCGGACTCAGGGCCATCAGTCATCAGCACGTTGATCGTCTACACAATGGTCGACCGCTGCGTGGCGTAAAAACCGAACTGCTTATCGCACCTGGCGAGTTCGCAGATGAGGCCAGTCTGTTTCTGTTCGCCTCGGTCCTCAACGAATTCTTTGCGCTGTATGCCAGCTTGAATTCTTTCCATGAACTGCACGTGAAAACCGCTCAGGGAGGTGGTTACGGATGGACGCCACGCATGGGACAGCAACCGCTGCTTTGA
- the tssG gene encoding type VI secretion system baseplate subunit TssG, whose amino-acid sequence MDATHGTATAALIALSLSIREYSIYQAIPLILGILRDLHPHADDEQLHDFLELRANTGLGFPGSDIEDMECFEEHGCLYVRLRLNMMSLAGADSPLPAFYVEQALGERGKPNATRDFLDVFNHRLQKLMVPAWRKYRYHAVFSSGATDPFSEQLFALIGLHGERLRETTELNWKRLLPYLGLLSLRAHSAALIESVLRYYFKHARLFIEQCVERAVDINAPQLNRLGKANSQLGRNALLGSRVPDRAGKFRIHIKQLDWDRFHEFLPIGPGYPPLGALVRFTLRDPLDYDICLELLNEDIRDLRIGQSNTCRLGWTSWLGREYSSGLVTLNRPSH is encoded by the coding sequence ATGGACGCCACGCATGGGACAGCAACCGCTGCTTTGATAGCTCTGAGCCTGAGTATTCGCGAGTATTCGATTTATCAGGCGATACCTCTGATCCTCGGGATTTTACGTGATCTTCATCCGCACGCCGACGATGAACAGCTTCATGACTTTCTCGAATTACGAGCAAATACCGGACTCGGATTTCCAGGTAGCGATATAGAGGACATGGAGTGTTTCGAGGAGCACGGGTGCCTGTATGTCCGCCTGCGCCTGAATATGATGAGTCTGGCAGGAGCAGATTCTCCCTTGCCGGCTTTTTATGTCGAGCAAGCGCTGGGAGAGCGAGGCAAGCCTAATGCGACCCGCGATTTTCTGGACGTTTTTAATCATCGTCTGCAGAAACTGATGGTGCCCGCCTGGCGAAAGTATCGCTACCACGCCGTTTTCAGCAGCGGCGCGACGGATCCTTTTTCCGAACAATTGTTCGCGTTGATCGGTTTGCATGGCGAGCGTCTCCGCGAAACGACCGAATTGAACTGGAAGCGGTTATTACCCTATCTGGGGCTGCTGAGCCTGCGCGCGCACTCGGCAGCGCTGATCGAGTCAGTGCTTCGTTATTACTTCAAGCATGCCCGGTTATTCATCGAGCAATGTGTCGAGCGAGCGGTGGACATCAACGCCCCTCAGCTCAATCGCCTTGGAAAAGCGAACAGTCAGCTAGGGCGAAATGCGTTGCTGGGTAGTCGGGTGCCTGACCGGGCCGGCAAGTTCCGTATCCATATAAAGCAGCTCGACTGGGACCGCTTCCACGAGTTCCTGCCCATCGGCCCGGGCTATCCGCCGTTGGGTGCTCTGGTGCGGTTCACATTACGCGACCCGCTAGATTACGACATCTGTCTGGAACTTCTCAATGAAGACATCAGAGATCTACGCATCGGTCAATCGAACACCTGTCGGCTGGGTTGGACCAGTTGGCTGGGACGCGAGTATTCGTCGGGCCTGGTAACGCTCAACAGACCGAGTCATTAA
- a CDS encoding class I SAM-dependent methyltransferase, with the protein MTPEALATLQHHLLDALSHVPNETRRLFHGRGRVWPGLEHVTVDWMQGVLLVCVFKEPQASELEALTQVLTGLIDTPQWQHSQAHTLLLQQRYLPQSTTQWLAGEVMDEWVITENGLRYKVDFGKKQNSGLFLDMRYGRDWVRAQAKGKRILNLFAYTCGFSVAAIAGGADHVVNLDMARAALNRGRENHRLNDHDLSCVTFLGHDLFKSWAKVTRSGPYDLIIIDPPSFQKGSFMLDKDYQRVLRRLPELLDEDGTVLACMNDPALGPDFLIGHTAIEAPCLRFQERLENPPEFPDARVDGGLKALVFKAEGLSRTGWA; encoded by the coding sequence ATGACCCCTGAAGCACTCGCGACCCTGCAACACCATCTGCTCGATGCCCTGAGCCATGTGCCGAACGAAACCCGCCGACTGTTTCACGGTCGCGGCCGCGTGTGGCCAGGGCTGGAGCACGTCACCGTCGACTGGATGCAGGGCGTGCTGCTGGTCTGCGTATTCAAGGAACCGCAGGCGTCCGAGCTGGAAGCGTTGACGCAGGTGCTGACCGGGCTGATCGACACGCCTCAGTGGCAGCATAGTCAGGCCCACACCTTGCTGTTGCAACAGCGTTATCTGCCGCAGAGCACCACGCAATGGCTGGCTGGCGAGGTCATGGACGAATGGGTGATCACTGAAAACGGCCTGCGCTACAAGGTCGATTTCGGCAAAAAGCAGAACAGCGGCCTGTTTCTCGACATGCGCTACGGGCGGGACTGGGTGCGAGCTCAGGCCAAGGGCAAGCGCATCCTCAATCTGTTCGCCTACACCTGCGGTTTCTCGGTTGCGGCCATTGCCGGGGGCGCCGACCATGTGGTGAACCTGGATATGGCGCGCGCCGCGCTGAATCGCGGTCGCGAAAACCATCGGCTCAACGATCACGATCTGAGCTGCGTGACGTTTTTAGGCCACGACCTGTTCAAATCGTGGGCCAAAGTGACTCGCTCCGGGCCGTATGACCTGATCATCATTGACCCGCCCTCCTTCCAGAAAGGCAGCTTCATGCTCGACAAGGATTACCAGCGCGTTCTGCGTCGCTTGCCGGAGCTGCTCGACGAAGACGGTACTGTGCTGGCGTGCATGAACGACCCCGCTCTGGGGCCGGATTTTCTGATCGGGCACACGGCAATCGAAGCGCCCTGCCTGCGCTTTCAGGAACGTCTGGAAAACCCTCCGGAATTCCCCGACGCCCGCGTCGACGGTGGTCTGAAAGCGCTGGTGTTCAAGGCCGAAGGCTTGAGCCGCACAGGCTGGGCGTAA
- a CDS encoding TerC family protein produces MEWIADPTAWLGLLTLIVLELVLGIDNLVFIAILADKLPPAQRDKARVIGLTLALIMRLGLLASISWMVTLTEPLFEIFEKTFSGRDLIMLFGGVFLLFKATMELHERLEGHVAQRAGNAAYALFWPIVAQIVVLDAVFSLDAVITAVGMVEHLSVMMIAVIFSIGLMMIASKPLTKFVNSRPTVIMLCLGFLMMIGFSLTAEGLGFHIPKGYLYAAIGFSILIEVFNQIARKRSKKSAHGHLPRRERAAHAVMRLLGGRRLESGDVDEEITDMLEGESNEPVFDRRERVMISGVLQLAERQIRTVMTPRAEIDYIDLNDDAEKIRLKLMHSSYSRLPLIGERGIDEPLGFVHKKELFKELLSGNEPDLKLMSRKAINLLESFTILNALEQMRKESTHIAFVVNEFGDFIGVLSMTDILESIAGQLPDASEVEGPDIVVQGDEFVVSGALNLSLIRERTGFQAKATEDYQTLAGLVMSLLDRLPSTGDSLSWQGWNLRVVGVEERRVTRVVLQKQPEVSAGK; encoded by the coding sequence ATGGAATGGATCGCTGACCCTACGGCATGGCTTGGCCTGCTGACCCTCATCGTGCTGGAACTGGTGCTGGGTATCGACAACCTGGTGTTCATCGCCATCCTCGCCGACAAACTGCCGCCTGCACAACGCGACAAGGCGCGCGTTATCGGCCTTACGCTGGCATTGATCATGCGTCTTGGCCTGCTGGCGAGCATCTCGTGGATGGTGACGCTGACCGAACCGCTGTTCGAGATTTTCGAAAAAACCTTCTCCGGGCGTGACCTGATCATGCTGTTCGGTGGTGTGTTCCTGTTGTTCAAGGCCACCATGGAATTGCACGAACGGCTCGAAGGCCATGTGGCGCAGCGCGCCGGCAACGCAGCTTATGCGCTGTTCTGGCCCATCGTGGCGCAGATCGTCGTACTGGATGCAGTGTTTTCGCTGGACGCTGTGATTACGGCGGTGGGCATGGTTGAACACCTGTCGGTGATGATGATCGCGGTGATCTTCTCCATCGGCCTGATGATGATCGCCAGCAAGCCGCTGACCAAGTTCGTCAACAGTCGCCCGACGGTGATCATGCTGTGCCTGGGCTTCCTGATGATGATCGGTTTCAGCCTGACCGCCGAAGGCCTGGGTTTTCACATTCCCAAGGGCTATCTGTATGCGGCGATCGGCTTCTCGATTCTCATCGAAGTGTTCAACCAGATCGCCCGCAAGCGCAGCAAGAAGTCGGCGCACGGCCATCTGCCGCGCCGCGAGCGTGCGGCGCATGCGGTCATGCGTCTGTTGGGTGGCCGTAGACTGGAATCCGGTGATGTCGATGAGGAAATCACCGACATGCTTGAAGGCGAAAGCAACGAGCCGGTATTCGACCGTCGTGAGCGGGTGATGATCAGCGGCGTGCTGCAACTGGCTGAGCGTCAGATTCGCACGGTCATGACGCCGAGGGCAGAGATCGACTACATCGACCTGAACGACGATGCCGAGAAGATCCGCCTGAAACTGATGCATTCGTCGTACTCGCGACTGCCCCTGATCGGCGAACGCGGCATCGATGAGCCACTGGGTTTCGTGCACAAAAAGGAGCTGTTCAAAGAGCTGTTGTCCGGCAACGAGCCCGACTTGAAGCTGATGTCACGCAAGGCGATCAACCTGCTGGAAAGCTTCACGATCCTCAATGCCCTGGAACAGATGCGCAAGGAGTCGACCCACATTGCGTTTGTGGTCAACGAATTCGGTGATTTCATCGGCGTGCTGAGCATGACCGACATTCTGGAATCCATCGCCGGTCAGCTGCCGGATGCCAGCGAAGTGGAAGGCCCCGACATCGTCGTGCAGGGTGATGAATTCGTGGTCTCGGGTGCCTTGAACCTGAGCCTGATTCGCGAGCGCACCGGCTTCCAAGCCAAGGCGACCGAGGATTACCAGACCCTCGCCGGGCTGGTCATGAGCCTGCTCGACCGCCTGCCGTCTACCGGCGACAGCTTGAGCTGGCAGGGCTGGAACCTGAGAGTGGTCGGTGTGGAAGAGCGCCGCGTGACACGGGTCGTGCTGCAAAAACAGCCCGAAGTGAGCGCTGGTAAGTAA
- the tssE gene encoding type VI secretion system baseplate subunit TssE, protein MNARGSLFERLAGQTMPDIDNEQRLMSSIAAHVSEMLGTRAGSVKMLPDYGLPDLNDISLSSHEASRQSRAAIEEVIRTYEPRLFDVHVMPDESRDCPLKRRFSIGACVEINGIRKSVRFLATLSGNGQVRIE, encoded by the coding sequence ATGAACGCCCGCGGTAGCCTTTTTGAACGCCTCGCCGGTCAGACAATGCCTGATATTGACAATGAACAGCGATTGATGAGTTCGATAGCCGCTCATGTGTCGGAAATGCTGGGTACCCGCGCAGGCAGCGTGAAAATGCTGCCAGATTATGGGTTGCCTGACCTTAACGACATAAGCCTGAGTTCGCATGAGGCATCAAGACAGTCACGGGCAGCCATCGAAGAGGTTATCCGCACTTATGAGCCGCGTCTTTTCGACGTGCATGTCATGCCTGACGAGAGTAGAGATTGCCCGCTAAAGCGACGGTTCTCTATTGGCGCCTGTGTGGAGATAAACGGAATCAGAAAGTCGGTCAGGTTTTTGGCAACCCTGAGTGGCAATGGTCAAGTGCGTATCGAGTAA
- a CDS encoding IS5 family transposase: MQKTFSELEYTGKKKQTRRDRFLADLEQLVPWALLEAQVAPFYSNTAGKRGRPAIGVSRMLRMYVVQQCFGFSDEGCEDAVYDSQAIRGFMGIDLGRESAPDATTLLRFRRLLEVHQLTRLLFETINQHLASRGLLLKEGTIVDATLIAAPPSVKNREGKRDPEMHQARKGNQWHFGMKAHIGVDATSGLVHSVVGTAANVADVTQVGQLLHGDETYVSGDAGYTGAAKRPEHAERDVIWSIAERPSSYKQHGEGSVLYRVKRKIEYAKAQLRAKVEHPFQVIKVRFNHRKVRYRGLEKNTAQLFSLFGLANLMLAKRYLQQTAG, encoded by the coding sequence GTGCAGAAGACCTTCTCCGAACTCGAATATACCGGCAAGAAAAAGCAGACTCGCCGAGATCGCTTCCTGGCTGACCTTGAACAGTTGGTGCCCTGGGCCCTGCTGGAGGCGCAAGTGGCGCCGTTTTATAGCAACACCGCAGGCAAGCGCGGACGCCCTGCGATAGGGGTGTCGCGCATGTTGCGCATGTACGTCGTGCAGCAGTGTTTCGGTTTCTCCGATGAAGGTTGCGAAGATGCCGTCTACGACAGCCAGGCCATCCGCGGTTTTATGGGTATCGACCTGGGTCGCGAGTCTGCACCGGATGCCACCACCTTGCTGCGTTTTCGCCGCTTGCTGGAAGTCCATCAGCTAACCCGGCTGCTGTTTGAAACGATTAACCAGCATCTGGCCAGCCGGGGGCTGCTGCTCAAGGAAGGCACTATCGTCGACGCTACTCTGATCGCCGCGCCGCCCTCGGTCAAGAACCGAGAAGGCAAGCGTGATCCTGAGATGCATCAGGCCAGGAAAGGCAATCAATGGCACTTTGGGATGAAGGCCCACATTGGTGTAGACGCCACGTCGGGGCTGGTGCACAGCGTAGTAGGGACGGCCGCTAACGTGGCGGATGTCACCCAGGTTGGCCAGTTGCTTCACGGTGACGAAACCTATGTTTCGGGTGACGCTGGATACACCGGTGCGGCCAAGCGACCGGAGCATGCTGAACGGGACGTTATCTGGTCGATTGCAGAACGGCCAAGCAGTTACAAGCAGCACGGCGAAGGCAGCGTGCTGTATCGGGTCAAGCGCAAAATTGAATATGCCAAGGCGCAACTGCGTGCCAAGGTCGAGCACCCCTTCCAGGTAATCAAGGTGCGCTTCAATCATCGCAAGGTTCGCTACCGTGGGCTGGAAAAGAATACAGCGCAGTTGTTCAGTTTGTTTGGGTTGGCCAATCTGATGCTGGCCAAGCGGTATTTACAACAGACGGCAGGATAA
- a CDS encoding FKBP-type peptidyl-prolyl cis-trans isomerase, producing the protein MSNDLQVVDVHIGAGKAVVKGALITTHYTGTLQNGTVFDSSHERGKQFQCVIGTGRVIKGWDLGLMGMQVGGKRRLFVPAHLAYGDRSIGAHIKPGADLRFEIELLEVLTRDD; encoded by the coding sequence ATGAGCAATGATCTACAGGTCGTCGATGTACACATCGGTGCTGGCAAAGCAGTGGTCAAGGGTGCGCTGATCACCACGCATTACACCGGCACGCTGCAAAACGGCACGGTGTTCGACTCTTCGCACGAGCGTGGCAAGCAGTTTCAGTGCGTGATCGGCACTGGACGCGTCATCAAAGGTTGGGACCTGGGCCTGATGGGCATGCAGGTGGGCGGCAAACGGCGGTTGTTCGTACCCGCCCATCTGGCGTATGGCGACCGCAGCATCGGGGCTCATATCAAGCCCGGTGCCGACCTGAGATTCGAAATAGAACTGCTGGAAGTGTTGACCCGCGACGACTGA